The following are from one region of the Egicoccus sp. AB-alg6-2 genome:
- a CDS encoding ABC transporter ATP-binding protein produces MRDTPATRALADVEPRPGVPKPDPILVVDNVVRSFGGLRAVDVEHLELQRGAITSLIGPNGAGKTTFFNLMTGFDRPNEGSWNFDGHDLSKVPAHRVANYGMVRTFQLTKALTRLTVLENMKLGATDQRGEKFLASLWPGTWKSQEREIEQRADELLTRFRMDHMRNELAGTLSGGQRKLLEMARSLMVNPAMVMLDEPMAGVNPALTQSLLEHVKDLPSFGMTVLFVEHDMDVVMDISDWVVVMAQGRIISEGPPEAVSKDPAVIDAYLGADHGDESRFTPVPFAGAAAPTPVVAEAPPSEDEGADELTPGHPDHASGAGSHDVEEQA; encoded by the coding sequence ATGCGTGACACCCCCGCGACCCGCGCACTCGCCGACGTCGAGCCGCGTCCCGGCGTGCCCAAGCCCGACCCGATCCTGGTCGTCGACAACGTGGTCCGATCCTTCGGCGGCCTGCGCGCCGTCGACGTCGAGCACCTCGAGCTCCAGCGTGGCGCGATCACGTCGCTGATCGGTCCGAACGGCGCCGGAAAGACGACCTTCTTCAACCTCATGACCGGGTTCGACCGGCCCAACGAGGGCTCGTGGAACTTCGACGGGCACGACCTGTCGAAGGTCCCCGCGCACCGGGTCGCCAACTACGGCATGGTCCGCACGTTCCAGCTCACGAAGGCGCTCACACGCCTGACGGTGCTGGAGAACATGAAGCTCGGCGCGACCGACCAGCGCGGCGAGAAGTTCCTCGCCTCCCTGTGGCCGGGGACGTGGAAGAGCCAGGAGCGCGAGATCGAGCAGCGCGCCGACGAACTGCTCACCCGCTTCCGCATGGATCACATGCGCAACGAGCTCGCCGGCACCCTCTCGGGTGGTCAGCGCAAGCTGCTCGAGATGGCCCGGTCGCTGATGGTGAACCCGGCGATGGTCATGCTCGACGAGCCGATGGCCGGCGTGAACCCGGCGCTGACGCAGTCGCTGCTCGAGCACGTCAAGGACCTGCCCTCGTTCGGCATGACCGTGCTGTTCGTCGAGCACGACATGGACGTCGTCATGGACATCAGCGACTGGGTCGTCGTCATGGCGCAGGGTCGCATCATCTCCGAGGGGCCGCCCGAAGCCGTGTCGAAGGACCCGGCCGTCATCGACGCCTACCTGGGCGCCGACCACGGCGACGAGAGCCGCTTCACACCCGTCCCGTTCGCCGGTGCGGCCGCCCCGACACCGGTCGTGGCCGAGGCGCCACCGAGCGAGGACGAGGGCGCCGACGAGTTGACGCCCGGGCACCCCGACCATGCGAGCGGTGCCGGCAGCCACGACGTGGAGGAACAGGCGTGA
- a CDS encoding ABC transporter substrate-binding protein: MKRSLWLRRMAAVTALALAAAACGGNGDDTTAEPEPADTEEVEEPTDEPEEEPAEEPEDGGEGDEEQSVEGDGVLNLGYILPESGPLAFLGPPQIQAVELAVADMNAAGGVLGEDVTLESGDEAGDATIASESAQRLIGAGVNAVVGAASSGMSLSFVDALTGAGVVQCSASNTSPTFTGGDYNGMYFRTAPTDALQGPVLAETIVADGNTNPAILARADDYGQGLMEATVAELEAQGATVAAAITYDPEAANFEAEVNQVASANADSVALIAFDEGAQILASLIEAGMGPQNIAIYGADGVASDSLWEEVDPNDESILEGMKGTRPAADADEGFISRFQEETGLTDTTYAAAAYDCAILIGLAAEAAGSDDGAAIAAEMVNVSSGDTECSSFEECKQALENGESIAYQTASGVVLTSTDTGNGEPESGSYDIWELGADGGLTVLETVESNF, encoded by the coding sequence ATGAAGCGATCGTTGTGGCTGCGCCGCATGGCGGCCGTCACCGCGCTCGCGCTCGCAGCCGCCGCCTGTGGCGGCAATGGTGATGACACCACTGCAGAGCCCGAGCCCGCCGACACCGAGGAAGTCGAAGAGCCCACCGACGAGCCCGAGGAAGAGCCCGCCGAAGAGCCCGAGGATGGCGGCGAGGGCGACGAGGAGCAGTCCGTCGAAGGTGACGGCGTCCTCAACCTCGGCTACATCCTGCCCGAGTCCGGTCCGCTCGCCTTCCTCGGCCCCCCGCAGATCCAGGCCGTCGAGCTCGCCGTCGCGGACATGAACGCCGCCGGTGGTGTGCTGGGCGAGGACGTGACCCTGGAGTCTGGTGACGAAGCTGGTGACGCCACCATCGCCTCGGAATCCGCGCAGCGTCTGATCGGTGCCGGCGTCAACGCCGTCGTCGGTGCTGCCTCCTCCGGCATGTCGCTGTCGTTCGTCGACGCCCTGACCGGCGCCGGCGTCGTGCAGTGCTCGGCGTCCAACACCTCGCCGACCTTCACGGGCGGCGACTACAACGGCATGTACTTCCGTACCGCGCCGACCGACGCCCTGCAGGGCCCGGTCCTCGCGGAGACGATCGTCGCCGACGGCAACACCAACCCGGCCATCCTGGCCCGCGCCGACGACTACGGACAGGGCCTGATGGAGGCCACCGTTGCCGAGCTCGAGGCCCAGGGTGCGACGGTCGCCGCCGCCATCACCTACGACCCCGAGGCCGCGAACTTCGAGGCCGAGGTCAACCAGGTCGCGTCGGCCAACGCCGACTCGGTCGCGCTGATCGCCTTCGACGAAGGTGCGCAGATCCTGGCCAGCCTGATCGAGGCCGGCATGGGTCCGCAGAACATCGCGATCTACGGCGCCGACGGTGTCGCCTCCGACTCGCTGTGGGAGGAGGTCGACCCCAACGACGAGTCGATCCTCGAGGGCATGAAGGGCACCCGTCCGGCCGCTGACGCCGACGAGGGCTTCATCAGCCGCTTCCAGGAGGAGACCGGCCTGACCGACACCACCTACGCCGCCGCTGCCTACGACTGCGCGATCCTCATCGGTCTCGCCGCCGAGGCTGCCGGTTCGGACGACGGTGCCGCGATCGCCGCCGAGATGGTGAACGTGAGCTCGGGTGACACCGAGTGCTCGAGCTTCGAGGAGTGCAAGCAGGCCCTCGAGAACGGCGAGAGCATCGCGTACCAGACCGCATCGGGGGTCGTGCTGACCAGCACCGACACCGGCAACGGTGAGCCCGAGTCGGGCTCGTACGACATCTGGGAACTCGGTGCCGACGGTGGTCTGACCGTCCTCGAGACCGTCGAGTCGAACTTCTGA
- a CDS encoding NTP transferase domain-containing protein: MTTPAAPTVAAGLVLAAGSATRFGATKQVAEVDGRPMVAHAVAVAHAAGLRPVYVVVGHDRGVVAAAARQAGEVEVVDNPDHAAGQAGSLRRGIEAVAAGPDVDVVVVLLADQPGLRPAVVSAVADAAAAAPDGIARARYRDGDGHPVGLGHQVWPRLLDLSGDEGARQLFEGYDVATVSVAEDTPRDVDTPGDLARARSHQPGGRRPSAQ, encoded by the coding sequence GTGACGACTCCGGCCGCGCCGACCGTCGCCGCCGGCCTGGTGCTCGCGGCCGGCTCGGCGACCCGCTTCGGTGCGACCAAGCAGGTGGCCGAGGTCGACGGGCGGCCCATGGTCGCCCATGCGGTGGCGGTGGCCCACGCGGCCGGCCTGCGACCGGTCTACGTCGTCGTGGGTCACGACCGCGGCGTGGTCGCGGCCGCCGCACGTCAGGCCGGCGAGGTGGAGGTGGTGGACAATCCCGACCACGCGGCAGGCCAGGCCGGCTCGCTGCGGCGGGGTATCGAAGCGGTCGCGGCCGGCCCCGACGTCGACGTCGTCGTCGTCCTGCTCGCCGACCAGCCCGGTCTGCGTCCGGCGGTCGTCTCGGCCGTCGCCGACGCCGCCGCCGCCGCTCCCGACGGCATCGCCCGGGCCCGCTACCGCGACGGCGACGGCCATCCCGTCGGGCTCGGCCACCAGGTGTGGCCGCGACTGCTGGACCTCTCGGGCGACGAAGGCGCGCGGCAGCTGTTCGAGGGGTACGACGTGGCGACCGTTTCCGTTGCGGAGGACACCCCGCGCGACGTCGACACGCCTGGCGACCTGGCTCGCGCGCGCTCCCACCAGCCCGGCGGGCGCCGCCCGTCGGCGCAGTAG
- a CDS encoding sortase domain-bontaining protein — protein MADDTSTTIGEVPEQRTGAAPASFGFRPAIPAPDGAPTTDATPPPSSATPLADAERTASPPTGVPATPGTPVRVRVGSIDVDAPVVPVALEPSGAMELPPDVREVGWFAPGVAPGTAQGSAVLAGHVDSRAQGRGALFDLGEVELGDVIEVDDDTGTTRRWLVTGRTTYPKDTLPVEALFTRAGDPQLVLITCGGDFDRDTGHYERNVVVVASPA, from the coding sequence TTGGCCGACGACACGTCCACCACCATCGGCGAGGTGCCCGAGCAACGGACGGGCGCTGCGCCCGCCTCGTTCGGCTTCCGGCCGGCCATCCCGGCCCCGGACGGGGCCCCGACGACGGACGCGACCCCGCCACCATCGTCGGCGACGCCCCTGGCCGACGCCGAGCGCACGGCGTCACCGCCGACGGGCGTCCCCGCCACGCCCGGGACCCCCGTCCGGGTGCGCGTCGGGAGCATCGACGTCGACGCGCCGGTCGTGCCGGTGGCGTTGGAACCGAGCGGCGCCATGGAACTGCCGCCGGACGTGCGCGAGGTCGGCTGGTTCGCGCCCGGCGTCGCGCCGGGCACGGCACAGGGCTCCGCGGTGCTCGCCGGGCACGTCGACTCGCGTGCGCAGGGGCGCGGGGCGTTGTTCGACCTGGGCGAGGTCGAACTCGGCGACGTGATCGAGGTGGACGACGACACCGGGACCACGCGCCGCTGGCTGGTCACCGGGCGCACCACCTACCCGAAGGACACCCTGCCGGTCGAGGCGCTCTTCACCCGGGCCGGTGACCCGCAACTGGTCCTGATCACCTGCGGTGGCGACTTCGACCGCGACACCGGTCACTACGAACGCAACGTCGTGGTCGTCGCCAGCCCGGCCTGA
- a CDS encoding DUF4446 family protein, translating to MIELDPQLLTWLVLASAALSVALALAVLALGLRLRNLRREQRRAFDLASGEDVVGALGRLDTEVAAVRRDVGSVHANTEHLRELLRSTVSKVGVVRYDAFDDMGGALSFSAALLDERGCGVIVSAINGRTETRCYAKPVVGGLSEHHLSAEEQAAVDAAVEGRGASVVSSGRSRRRRSAS from the coding sequence ATGATCGAGTTGGATCCGCAGCTGCTCACGTGGCTCGTCCTCGCCAGTGCCGCGCTCAGCGTGGCGCTGGCGCTGGCCGTGCTGGCGTTGGGGCTGCGACTGCGCAACCTGCGGCGCGAGCAGCGGCGGGCCTTCGACCTCGCCTCCGGCGAGGACGTCGTCGGTGCGCTCGGCCGCCTCGACACCGAGGTGGCCGCCGTCCGCCGGGACGTCGGGTCGGTGCACGCCAACACCGAGCACCTGCGCGAGCTGCTGCGGAGCACGGTGTCGAAGGTAGGGGTGGTCCGCTACGACGCGTTCGACGACATGGGCGGCGCCCTGTCGTTCTCCGCCGCCCTCCTCGACGAACGCGGCTGTGGGGTGATCGTGTCCGCGATCAACGGCCGCACCGAGACCCGTTGCTATGCCAAGCCCGTCGTCGGCGGCCTCAGCGAACATCACCTCTCGGCCGAGGAGCAGGCCGCGGTCGACGCCGCAGTCGAGGGCCGCGGGGCCTCGGTCGTCTCGTCGGGACGCAGTCGCCGCCGTCGCAGCGCCTCGTGA
- a CDS encoding branched-chain amino acid ABC transporter permease, translating into MRTIVFALCALTILTTLAGPALAEDVAPPPTGDGASLVLAQGGETIRGALRDGEGEPVPDVTISVATSDAAEVGEAVTDADGAWEVELPGPGDYVVTLDEGTLPDGVDLRDADRNPLEVNVRSGQNRTLIFALGEGAAGGGFLGSFLTQAVSGLRFGLIIAITAIGLSLIFGTTGLVNFAHGELVALGAIIAFFFNAPSAAGGLGITLILAGLAATALSALAGGAIELGLWRPLRRRRTGLIQMLVISIGLALLLRNALQVWFGGSSRPYYDYTIQQALTFGPIRITPRDLIVMLLATIALVGVATMLQRTRIGKAMRAVADNRDLAESSGIDVQRVILIIWVIGGGLAGFGGVLAGVVENVSYLMGFRLLLLMFAGVILGGLGTAYGAMFGSIVVGLITELSTLWFSTELKYVWALAVLILILLVRPQGLLGRAERIG; encoded by the coding sequence ATGCGAACCATCGTGTTCGCGTTGTGTGCGTTGACGATCCTCACCACGTTGGCAGGGCCGGCGCTGGCCGAGGACGTCGCACCACCACCGACCGGGGACGGCGCGTCCCTGGTCCTCGCGCAGGGTGGCGAGACCATCCGCGGCGCGCTGCGTGACGGCGAGGGCGAACCCGTGCCCGACGTCACCATCAGCGTGGCGACCAGCGACGCCGCCGAGGTGGGCGAGGCGGTCACCGACGCCGACGGCGCCTGGGAAGTGGAGCTGCCCGGACCCGGCGACTACGTCGTGACCCTGGACGAGGGCACCCTCCCCGACGGCGTCGACCTGCGTGACGCGGACCGCAATCCCCTGGAGGTCAACGTCCGCTCCGGCCAGAACCGCACCCTGATCTTCGCCCTCGGCGAGGGCGCGGCGGGCGGCGGTTTCCTCGGCAGCTTCCTGACCCAGGCCGTCTCGGGACTGCGGTTCGGCCTGATCATCGCCATCACCGCGATCGGCCTGTCGCTGATCTTCGGCACCACCGGCCTGGTGAACTTCGCGCACGGCGAACTGGTCGCGCTCGGCGCCATCATCGCGTTCTTCTTCAATGCGCCCTCGGCCGCCGGGGGGCTGGGCATCACGCTGATCCTGGCGGGTCTCGCTGCGACGGCCCTGTCAGCGCTCGCGGGGGGTGCGATCGAACTCGGCCTGTGGCGGCCGCTGCGGCGCCGGCGCACGGGGCTGATCCAGATGCTGGTCATCTCGATCGGCCTCGCACTGCTGCTGCGGAACGCGCTGCAGGTCTGGTTCGGTGGCTCCAGCCGCCCCTACTACGACTACACCATCCAGCAGGCGTTGACCTTCGGTCCGATCCGCATCACCCCCCGCGACCTGATCGTCATGCTGCTGGCGACGATCGCACTCGTCGGCGTCGCCACGATGCTGCAGCGCACCCGCATCGGCAAGGCCATGCGGGCGGTCGCCGACAACCGCGACCTGGCGGAGTCGTCCGGCATCGACGTCCAGCGCGTGATCCTGATCATCTGGGTCATCGGCGGCGGCCTGGCCGGCTTCGGTGGCGTCCTCGCCGGGGTGGTGGAGAACGTCAGCTACCTGATGGGCTTCCGTCTGTTGCTCCTGATGTTCGCCGGGGTCATCCTGGGTGGTCTCGGGACCGCGTACGGCGCGATGTTCGGCTCCATCGTCGTGGGTCTGATCACCGAGTTGTCGACGCTGTGGTTCTCGACCGAGCTCAAGTACGTGTGGGCGCTCGCCGTGCTGATCCTGATCCTGCTCGTCAGACCGCAGGGCCTGCTGGGCCGGGCAGAGAGGATCGGCTGA
- a CDS encoding branched-chain amino acid ABC transporter permease: MDVDFTRVLVDGLRTGIGPVAAVYALAAIGLNIHYGFTGLLNFGQVGFMLVGAYGMGIAVSIHGLPLWLGVILGMLAAVALALLLGFPTLRLRADYLAICTIAAAEILRFVFRSTPMATTTGGAFGIPSQVGGSGFSGGFVRANPIPEGAYGIGPVTFSHTRLWVMLVAWAVVAIAALMVWALMRSPWGRVIKSIREDEDAARSLGKNVFAYKMQSLVLGGVLGGVAGILLVLNQGAMTPDQFLPQLTFFAYAILLLGGAATVLGPVFGSILFWFVLQAMDSLLRQTGFGSAALGAVRLAFVGLILILLMAFRPQGIMGNKREMMLDA; this comes from the coding sequence ATGGACGTCGACTTCACGCGTGTCCTCGTGGACGGCCTGCGCACCGGGATCGGTCCCGTCGCCGCCGTCTACGCGCTGGCCGCCATCGGCCTCAACATCCACTACGGCTTCACCGGACTGCTCAACTTCGGGCAGGTCGGCTTCATGCTCGTCGGTGCCTACGGCATGGGCATCGCCGTGTCGATCCACGGCTTGCCGCTGTGGCTGGGGGTGATCCTGGGCATGCTCGCGGCGGTGGCGCTGGCGCTGCTGCTCGGCTTCCCGACCCTGCGGCTGCGGGCCGACTACCTCGCCATCTGCACCATCGCCGCAGCAGAGATCCTGCGCTTTGTGTTCAGATCCACGCCGATGGCGACCACGACCGGTGGCGCGTTCGGCATCCCGAGCCAGGTCGGCGGGTCGGGGTTCTCCGGCGGTTTCGTCCGGGCGAACCCGATTCCCGAGGGCGCCTACGGGATCGGCCCGGTGACGTTCTCGCACACCCGCCTGTGGGTGATGCTCGTGGCCTGGGCCGTCGTCGCCATCGCGGCCCTCATGGTCTGGGCCCTCATGCGCTCACCGTGGGGGCGGGTGATCAAGTCCATCCGCGAGGACGAGGACGCCGCCCGCTCGCTGGGCAAGAACGTCTTTGCGTACAAGATGCAGAGCCTCGTCCTCGGAGGCGTGCTCGGTGGTGTCGCCGGCATCCTGCTCGTGCTCAACCAGGGTGCGATGACGCCGGACCAGTTCCTGCCGCAGCTGACCTTCTTCGCCTACGCGATCCTGTTGCTCGGCGGCGCGGCGACCGTGCTCGGTCCGGTGTTCGGCAGCATCCTGTTCTGGTTCGTGCTTCAGGCGATGGACAGCCTGCTTCGCCAGACGGGATTCGGCAGCGCCGCGCTCGGTGCGGTTCGTCTCGCCTTCGTCGGCCTGATCCTGATCCTGCTGATGGCCTTCCGGCCGCAGGGGATCATGGGGAACAAGCGGGAGATGATGCTCGATGCGTGA
- a CDS encoding phosphoribosylaminoimidazolesuccinocarboxamide synthase, which produces MPLDALPHLRSGKVRDLYDVDDHHLLLVVSDRVSTYDVIHPTPVPDKGRVLTGLAAFWFDHLREFGPHHLVSTSTRDLPDAVADEADHLRGRFMLVRKVEIVPFECVVRGYLAGSGWQEYRERGTVCGLVLPEGLVEADRLPEPIFTPATKAELGAHDENVPFEVVEAAVGAELADRLRSRSLALYLAAAVHAAEQGILLADTKFEFGLLDGELVLADEILTPDSSRYWPADRWTPGATPPSFDKQYVRDYATATGWNRTPPAPALPDDVVEATRARYVEAYERLTGQPFTAWLEQP; this is translated from the coding sequence ATGCCCCTGGATGCGCTGCCGCACCTGCGTTCGGGAAAGGTCCGCGACCTCTACGACGTCGACGACCACCACCTCCTGCTGGTCGTCTCCGACCGGGTGTCGACCTACGACGTCATCCATCCCACGCCCGTGCCGGACAAGGGCCGCGTGCTCACCGGCCTGGCCGCCTTCTGGTTCGACCACCTGCGCGAGTTCGGTCCGCACCACCTCGTCTCGACGTCGACCAGGGACCTGCCCGACGCCGTCGCCGACGAGGCCGACCACCTGCGGGGCCGGTTCATGCTGGTCCGCAAGGTCGAGATCGTGCCCTTCGAGTGCGTCGTCCGCGGCTATCTGGCCGGTTCCGGCTGGCAGGAGTACCGCGAGCGAGGCACGGTGTGCGGCCTCGTTCTGCCCGAGGGGCTGGTCGAGGCGGACCGCCTCCCCGAGCCGATCTTCACGCCGGCGACCAAGGCGGAGCTGGGCGCGCACGACGAGAACGTGCCCTTCGAGGTCGTCGAGGCGGCCGTCGGCGCCGAGTTGGCCGACCGGCTGCGCAGCCGGTCGCTCGCCCTGTACCTGGCGGCGGCTGTCCATGCCGCCGAGCAGGGCATCCTGCTCGCCGACACGAAGTTCGAGTTCGGCCTCCTCGACGGCGAACTGGTCCTGGCCGACGAGATCCTCACGCCCGACTCCTCGCGGTACTGGCCCGCCGACCGCTGGACCCCGGGCGCCACGCCGCCGAGCTTCGACAAGCAGTACGTACGTGACTACGCGACCGCGACGGGGTGGAACCGCACCCCACCTGCGCCCGCGCTCCCCGACGACGTCGTCGAAGCGACCCGGGCGCGCTACGTCGAGGCCTACGAGCGCCTCACCGGCCAGCCCTTCACCGCCTGGCTCGAGCAGCCGTAG
- a CDS encoding molybdenum cofactor biosynthesis protein B yields the protein MHTDARRRAVVVTASDGVTTGHREDRSGAAVSEQLVTAGFEVVAREVVPDERGRIATLLREICDTGRARLVVVTGGTGFGPRDVTPEATRDVIDREAPGLAEAMRAAGRAVTPMADLSRGVCGARGATLIVDLPGSPKGAIESLAAILDLLPHALDLLAGDTGH from the coding sequence ATGCACACGGACGCACGCCGGCGAGCCGTCGTGGTCACCGCGTCGGACGGGGTGACCACGGGCCACCGGGAGGACCGGTCCGGCGCGGCGGTGAGCGAGCAACTCGTCACGGCCGGCTTCGAGGTGGTCGCACGAGAGGTCGTCCCCGACGAGCGCGGCCGCATCGCCACGCTGCTGCGCGAGATCTGCGACACGGGCCGCGCCCGACTCGTCGTCGTCACCGGCGGGACGGGTTTCGGCCCTCGTGACGTGACCCCGGAGGCGACCCGCGACGTCATCGATCGGGAGGCACCGGGGCTCGCCGAAGCGATGCGGGCTGCGGGGCGTGCCGTCACGCCGATGGCGGACCTGTCCCGCGGGGTGTGCGGCGCGCGGGGAGCGACGCTGATCGTCGACCTGCCGGGCAGCCCGAAGGGCGCCATCGAGAGCCTGGCCGCCATCCTGGATCTGCTGCCCCACGCCCTGGACCTGCTGGCCGGGGACACCGGGCACTGA
- the wrbA gene encoding NAD(P)H:quinone oxidoreductase, translating into MARIGIVYHSMYGATYEMANILAEGVSKAGGEGELRRVADPLLPDEVKQMEGVAAAIERQSHVTEATVEELPEFDAIMFGSPTRYGSKTAQLQNFMDQTGPLWQDGKLVGKPAGFFTGAATLHGGHESTILSMSTFAYHHGMVIVPVGYGLAEEVGSTRTGGSPYGPTHWSPMGGDKQGIDEDEREIALKYAAHFNEVADKLAA; encoded by the coding sequence ATGGCCCGGATCGGGATCGTCTACCACTCGATGTACGGCGCGACCTACGAGATGGCCAACATCCTCGCCGAGGGCGTCTCGAAGGCCGGCGGTGAAGGTGAGCTGCGTCGCGTGGCGGACCCGCTGCTGCCCGACGAGGTCAAGCAGATGGAGGGCGTCGCGGCCGCCATCGAACGCCAGTCGCACGTCACCGAGGCCACGGTCGAGGAACTGCCGGAGTTCGACGCGATCATGTTCGGCTCACCGACGCGGTACGGCTCGAAGACGGCGCAGCTGCAGAACTTCATGGACCAGACCGGCCCGTTGTGGCAGGACGGCAAGCTCGTCGGCAAGCCGGCCGGGTTCTTCACCGGCGCCGCCACCCTGCACGGCGGTCACGAGTCGACGATCCTGTCGATGTCGACCTTCGCCTACCACCACGGCATGGTCATCGTGCCGGTGGGCTACGGGCTGGCCGAAGAGGTCGGCTCGACCCGTACCGGCGGCAGCCCGTACGGGCCCACCCATTGGAGCCCGATGGGCGGCGACAAGCAGGGCATCGACGAGGACGAGCGCGAGATCGCGTTGAAGTACGCCGCGCACTTCAACGAGGTCGCCGACAAGCTCGCCGCCTGA
- the pheA gene encoding prephenate dehydratase → MTDRIAYLGPEGTFTETAARLVGGDVDDDALLTCGDVIEVLRSVESGEAVRGVVPIENTLEGSVTATLDALAFDTDLLVHGELELPVALVAAASDEVALDEVTEVHSHPVALSACRRWLSHNVPQAERVASASTARAAADVAERGGSRLAIVNPIAAERYGLQVVAREIADRTGNSTRFVVVGTHLPAPTGWDKTSVVVFIEENRPGALLQLLEIFAERDLNLTKIESRPTKHELGEYCFFLDVEGHLADERVGDALAAVKRTHRDVKVLGSYRRSGARRTAEADRIAADDAAYRDAAAWLSTWRDRIDRDAPTGV, encoded by the coding sequence GTGACCGATCGCATCGCCTACCTCGGCCCCGAGGGGACCTTCACCGAGACCGCCGCCCGCCTGGTCGGTGGCGACGTGGACGACGACGCGCTGCTCACCTGCGGGGATGTCATCGAGGTGCTGCGTTCGGTCGAGTCCGGCGAGGCGGTCCGCGGCGTCGTCCCGATCGAGAACACCCTCGAGGGGTCCGTGACCGCGACGCTCGACGCGTTGGCGTTCGACACCGACCTGCTGGTGCACGGCGAGCTCGAACTGCCGGTCGCGCTGGTGGCCGCCGCCTCGGACGAGGTGGCGCTCGACGAGGTCACCGAGGTGCATTCGCACCCGGTCGCCCTCTCGGCGTGCCGACGGTGGCTCTCGCACAACGTCCCCCAGGCCGAACGGGTCGCGTCGGCCTCCACGGCACGGGCGGCGGCCGACGTCGCCGAACGCGGCGGTTCGCGCCTGGCGATCGTCAACCCCATCGCCGCGGAGCGTTACGGCCTGCAGGTCGTCGCCCGCGAGATCGCCGACCGCACCGGCAACTCGACCCGGTTCGTGGTCGTCGGCACCCATCTGCCGGCGCCGACCGGCTGGGACAAGACCTCGGTGGTCGTGTTCATCGAGGAGAACCGGCCCGGCGCCCTGCTGCAACTGCTCGAGATCTTCGCCGAACGCGACCTCAACCTGACCAAGATCGAGTCGCGCCCGACCAAGCACGAACTGGGCGAGTACTGCTTCTTCCTCGACGTCGAGGGTCATCTCGCGGACGAACGCGTCGGTGACGCGCTCGCGGCCGTCAAACGCACCCACCGCGACGTCAAGGTGCTCGGGTCCTACCGGCGTTCGGGTGCGAGGCGGACCGCCGAGGCCGACCGGATCGCCGCCGACGACGCCGCCTACCGCGATGCCGCTGCGTGGCTGTCGACGTGGCGGGACCGCATCGACCGCGACGCACCGACCGGGGTCTGA
- a CDS encoding DsrE family protein, with protein MADTLLFCNSHGADQPERATVPFIAAATAAVSGKRAVVVCTVEAVNLGVPGVADGIEEEGMPPLGDLVRQFTDAGGEIWLCSACALKRGITGEQELVPGASIVGAATIVEALAEGRAITLS; from the coding sequence ATGGCGGACACCCTGCTGTTCTGCAACTCCCACGGCGCCGACCAGCCCGAACGCGCCACGGTGCCGTTCATCGCGGCGGCGACCGCGGCCGTCAGCGGCAAGCGCGCCGTGGTGGTGTGCACGGTCGAAGCCGTCAACCTCGGGGTACCGGGCGTCGCCGACGGCATCGAGGAGGAGGGGATGCCGCCGCTCGGTGACCTGGTGCGGCAGTTCACGGACGCGGGCGGCGAGATCTGGCTCTGCAGCGCCTGCGCGCTCAAGCGCGGCATCACCGGGGAGCAGGAACTGGTCCCCGGCGCGTCGATCGTGGGCGCTGCCACCATCGTGGAGGCACTGGCCGAGGGTCGCGCGATCACCCTGTCCTAG
- a CDS encoding ABC transporter ATP-binding protein: protein MSEPLLIAENVTAGYLPGIDILSGCNLTLAEGEFVGIIGPNGAGKSTLLKSLFGLVDIRSGAVRLRGQDITNAPANRLVAQGVGYVPQTQNVFPSLTIEENLEMGLYLKPKQFRDRFAYVADLFPLLADRRRQRAGGLSGGERQMVAMGRALMMQPSVLLLDEPSAGLSPALQDEAFLRAREINATGVSIVMVEQNARRCLQICHRGYVLDQGRNAYTGSGHELLHDPKVIELYLGTLAQQAD, encoded by the coding sequence GTGAGCGAGCCGCTGCTGATCGCCGAGAACGTCACGGCCGGCTACCTGCCCGGCATCGACATCCTGTCGGGCTGCAACCTGACCCTCGCCGAAGGCGAGTTCGTCGGCATCATCGGACCCAACGGCGCCGGCAAGTCGACGTTGCTCAAGTCGCTGTTCGGGTTGGTGGACATCCGCTCCGGCGCCGTCCGGCTGCGTGGTCAGGACATCACCAACGCGCCCGCGAACCGGCTGGTGGCCCAGGGCGTCGGGTACGTGCCCCAGACCCAGAACGTCTTTCCCAGCCTCACCATCGAGGAGAACCTCGAGATGGGGCTCTACCTCAAGCCCAAGCAGTTCCGCGACCGGTTCGCCTACGTGGCCGACCTGTTCCCGCTGCTCGCCGACCGACGGCGGCAGCGGGCCGGCGGCCTCTCGGGCGGTGAACGGCAGATGGTCGCCATGGGACGGGCACTGATGATGCAGCCCTCGGTCCTGTTGCTCGACGAGCCGTCCGCCGGCCTGTCCCCCGCCCTGCAGGACGAGGCGTTCCTGCGCGCGCGCGAGATCAACGCCACCGGCGTCTCCATCGTCATGGTCGAGCAGAACGCCCGCCGATGCCTGCAGATCTGCCACCGCGGGTACGTGCTCGACCAGGGCCGCAACGCCTACACCGGAAGCGGCCACGAACTGCTGCACGACCCCAAGGTCATCGAGCTCTACCTCGGCACCCTGGCCCAACAGGCGGACTGA